Proteins from a genomic interval of Lathamus discolor isolate bLatDis1 chromosome 11, bLatDis1.hap1, whole genome shotgun sequence:
- the APCDD1L gene encoding protein APCDD1-like produces MVRCWWLAGLLLACAGAEPPLRWEPRCRQQLRHLQDGARIAARLPPRLEGRWVSTGCEVRPGPEFLTRSYLFYANRLFKAYQFYYWDPSCRDPSYSLVIKGKLRLRQASWITRGATEADYHLHKVGIVFHSQKAMREVASWVNETSGEGCSGFLPPGRTWAPGALYELLSAKTERDCTAALGFAMHELSLVRVEQHYQPLLQPQQSGSRLVEELYLGDIHTEWLERLHYRPTGYQRPLQSAMHHVHPCPACGIIYRADEHHPPILPVTAQLPMQLSGSWVSTHCEVRPAVLFLTRYFIFHGNNHTWEGYYYHYSDPLCKQPTFTIYASGHYTQGIPSSKVRGGTELAFKVTQARVTPMDQVTVTMLNSSEPGSCGLAGSWSTGVEQDITPTNGCLALGIRLPHTEYELFKTEQDAKERSLLYIGERPTDGSSPDRPDKRPTSYQAPLIQCAGAPEGFSNYVSLKYLGKKDANGNEALKPLPVAFLLFIALLFLRWD; encoded by the exons CCTGCGCGGGCGCGGAGCCGCCGCTGCGCTGGGAGCCGCGGTGCCGGCAGCAGCTCCGCCACCTGCAGGACGGCGCCAGGATCGCGGCGCGGCTGCCGCCCCGCCTGGAGGGACGCTGGGTCTCCACCGG GTGCGAGGTGCGGCCGGGACCCGAGTTCCTCACCCGATCCTACCTCTTCTACGCCAACCGCCTCTTCAAGGCTTACCAGTTCTACTACTGGGACCCCTCCTGCCGCGACCCCTCCTACTCGCTGGTCATCAAGGGCAAGCTCCGGCTGCGCCAGGCCTCCTGGATCACCCGTGGAGCCACCGAGGCCGATTACCACCTCCACAAAGTCGGCATCGTTTTCCACAGCCAGAAAGCCATGCGGGAGGTGGCCTCCTGGGTCAACGAGACCTCCGGCGAGGGCTGCAGCGGGTTCCTGCCCCCAGGGCGCACTTGGGCTCCCGGAGCCCTCTATGAACTGCTGAGCGCCAAGACCGAGCGCGACTGCACGGCTGCCTTGGGCTTTGCCATGCACGAGCTCAGCCTGGTGCGCGTGGAGCAGCATTACCAGCCcttgctgcagccacagcagagcGGGAGCCGGCTGGTGGAGGAGCTGTACCTGGGGGACATTCACACCGAGTGGCTGGAGAGGCTCCACTACCGACCCACCGGTTACCAGCGACCTCTGCAGAGCGCCATG CACCATGTGCATCCTTGCCCTGCCTGTGGGATTATCTACAGAGCGGATGAGCATCACCCACCCATACTGCCTGTCACAGCGCAGCTGCCTATGCAGCTCAGCGGCAGCTGGGTGAGCACCCACTGTGAGGTGAGACCCGCGGTGCTGTTCCTGACCAGGTACTTCATCTTCCACGGTAACAACCACACTTGGGAAGGTTACTACTACCACTACTCCGACCCGCTCTGCAAACAGCCGACTTTCACCATCTACGCATCTGGGCATTACACGCAAGGCATCCCCTCCTCCAAAGTGCGAGGTGGCACAGAGCTGGCTTTTAAAGTCACCCAGGCTCGGGTGACGCCAATGGACCAGGTGACGGTGACGATGCTGAACTCCTCTGAACCTGGAAGCTGTGGGCTGGCTGGCTCCTGGAGCACCGGGGTGGAGCAGGATATAACACCCACAAATGGGTGCCTGGCTTTGGGCATCAGGCTGCCCCACACAGAGTATGAACTATTCAAAACAGAGCAAGACGCGAAGGAGCGCAGCCTGCTGTACATCGGCGAGAGGCCCACGGACGGCTCCAGTCCTGACCGCCCGGACAAGCGGCCCACCTCCTATCAGGCACCTCTGATTCAGTGCGCTGGAGCGCCAGAGGGATTCTCTAACTATGTTAGTCTAAAATACTTGGGAAAAAAGGATGCTAATGGGAATGAAGCACTAAAACCTTTGCCTGTGGCCTTTTTATTGTTTATAGCACTTCTGTTTTTAAGATGGGACTAG